A window from Microbacterium profundi encodes these proteins:
- a CDS encoding UxaA family hydrolase, with protein sequence MTDLASLSLSLRDGDDVRIVRDSLAAGAYTLDGATLTVPADIPRGHKVAVRRIEQDAPIHKYGQVIGFATRVIEPGEHAHVHNVEFREFDRVGVAGTALRETVMVPEAERRTFSGYRRADGKVGTRNYIGIITSVNCSATAAQQIAMRVEMSGILDDYPNVDGVMALTHDTGCGTGGAGNYGFGVLRRTLHGYASHPNFGAVIAVGLGCEVNQIRDMTQSWKNVPTDRKVSSMTIQALGGTRATVEKGIRRVTALLPEVNKAEREPVPVSELVLAMECGGSDAFSGITANPALGAAADILIRHGGTAVFGETTEIYGAEHLLTSRAVSDEVADKLNERIRWWEDHVTADGTSINNNPSPGNKAGGLTTILEKSLGAAAKGGSTNLVDVVEYAEPVTAKGLVFMDTPGYDPVNATGLVAGGAQVLAFTTGRGSAFGCKPAPSFKLATNTPLYERMTEDMDINCGSVVDGEKTIEQMGEEIFEFIIRIASGEKTKSEELGYGDNEFVPWQLSTVV encoded by the coding sequence ATGACTGATCTCGCCTCTCTCTCACTGTCGCTGCGCGACGGCGACGACGTGCGCATCGTCCGCGACAGCCTGGCCGCAGGCGCGTACACCCTCGACGGCGCGACGCTCACGGTACCCGCCGACATCCCGCGCGGTCACAAGGTGGCTGTGCGCCGCATCGAGCAGGATGCTCCGATCCACAAGTACGGGCAGGTGATCGGCTTCGCCACTCGCGTGATCGAGCCCGGTGAGCACGCGCACGTGCACAATGTCGAGTTCCGCGAGTTCGACCGCGTGGGCGTGGCCGGTACTGCGCTGCGCGAGACCGTCATGGTGCCCGAGGCCGAACGCCGCACGTTCTCGGGCTACCGCCGCGCCGATGGCAAGGTGGGCACCCGTAACTACATCGGGATCATCACCTCTGTGAACTGCTCGGCCACCGCCGCACAGCAGATCGCGATGCGGGTGGAGATGAGCGGGATCCTCGACGACTATCCGAACGTCGACGGCGTCATGGCACTCACGCACGACACCGGATGCGGCACCGGCGGTGCCGGCAATTACGGCTTCGGCGTCCTGCGCCGCACCCTGCACGGATACGCCAGCCACCCGAACTTCGGCGCAGTCATCGCCGTCGGCCTCGGCTGTGAGGTGAATCAGATCCGCGACATGACGCAGAGCTGGAAGAACGTCCCCACAGACCGCAAGGTGTCGTCGATGACGATCCAAGCGCTCGGCGGTACGCGCGCCACGGTCGAGAAGGGCATCCGCCGCGTCACAGCGCTGCTCCCCGAGGTGAACAAGGCAGAGCGCGAGCCCGTCCCGGTCTCGGAGCTCGTGCTGGCGATGGAGTGCGGCGGATCGGACGCGTTCTCGGGCATCACCGCAAACCCTGCACTCGGAGCCGCGGCCGACATCCTCATCCGACACGGCGGCACAGCGGTGTTCGGCGAGACGACGGAGATCTACGGCGCGGAGCACCTGCTCACCAGCCGAGCGGTCAGCGACGAAGTCGCCGACAAGCTCAACGAGCGCATCCGCTGGTGGGAGGACCACGTCACCGCCGACGGCACCTCGATCAACAACAACCCCTCCCCCGGCAACAAGGCGGGCGGGCTCACCACCATCCTCGAGAAGTCACTCGGCGCCGCCGCCAAGGGCGGCTCGACGAACCTCGTCGACGTGGTCGAGTACGCCGAGCCGGTCACAGCCAAGGGACTCGTGTTCATGGACACCCCCGGCTACGACCCGGTGAACGCGACCGGTCTCGTCGCCGGTGGCGCACAGGTACTCGCGTTCACGACGGGTCGCGGCTCGGCGTTCGGGTGCAAGCCGGCTCCGAGCTTCAAGCTCGCCACGAACACGCCGCTGTACGAGCGGATGACCGAGGACATGGACATCAACTGCGGGTCGGTCGTCGACGGCGAGAAGACGATCGAGCAGATGGGCGAGGAGATATTCGAGTTCATCATCCGGATCGCCTCGGGCGAGAAGACCAAGAGCGAGGAGCTCGGCTACGGCGACAACGAATTCGTCCCCTGGCAGCTCTCTACCGTGGTCTGA
- a CDS encoding SDR family oxidoreductase → MTFDPATAFDLSGKLAVVTGAKRGIGFAMAEALAAAGADIIGVSATLEASGSDIEAAVSALGRSFEAHTVDFSDRAAVTAFAGELTGRRVDILVNNAGTIKRAPAAEHPLEWWDEVLEVDLSAPYVLSRAVGQGMLGRGAGKIIFTASLLSFQGGINVPGYAAAKSGVAGLVKALSNEWAGRGVQVNGIAPGYIATDNTQALQDDPERSQAILDRIPAGRWGRSDDLAGATVFLASAASDYVSGAVLPVDGGWLGR, encoded by the coding sequence ATGACCTTCGACCCGGCCACCGCCTTCGACCTCTCCGGAAAGCTCGCCGTCGTCACCGGCGCGAAGCGCGGAATCGGCTTCGCGATGGCGGAAGCCCTCGCGGCCGCCGGCGCCGACATCATCGGCGTGAGCGCGACGCTGGAGGCATCCGGCAGCGACATCGAGGCGGCCGTCTCCGCCCTCGGCCGCTCATTCGAGGCGCACACCGTCGACTTCTCCGACCGTGCCGCCGTCACGGCGTTCGCCGGGGAGCTCACCGGACGACGGGTCGACATCCTCGTCAACAACGCCGGCACCATCAAGCGCGCCCCCGCCGCCGAGCACCCGCTCGAGTGGTGGGATGAGGTACTCGAGGTCGATCTTTCCGCGCCGTATGTGCTCTCCCGTGCTGTCGGGCAGGGCATGCTCGGACGCGGCGCCGGCAAGATCATCTTCACGGCGAGCCTGTTGAGCTTTCAGGGCGGCATCAACGTCCCCGGCTACGCCGCAGCGAAGTCGGGCGTCGCCGGTCTCGTGAAGGCCCTGTCGAACGAGTGGGCAGGTCGCGGTGTGCAGGTCAACGGCATCGCCCCCGGCTACATCGCCACCGACAACACACAGGCTCTGCAGGACGATCCGGAGCGCTCGCAGGCGATCCTCGACCGCATACCGGCGGGACGCTGGGGACGATCCGACGATCTCGCGGGCGCGACGGTCTTCCTCGCCTCTGCAGCATCCGACTACGTCTCCGGGGCCGTCCTCCCCGTCGACGGAGGGTGGTTGGGACGATGA
- a CDS encoding (R,R)-butanediol dehydrogenase: MLTAAYTGNKTIELQRRDAQPSPGQDEVQISVAYTGLCGTDLHIFHGDMDARVATPLAFGHEMSGEITAVGSSVEDWAVGDRVTVMPLDWDGTCPACRAGNQHICHNLNFVGIDSPGALQQRWNVRTDLLVRLPEGLDLRTAALVEPTAVAVHDVRRSRLTEGSKAAVIGGGPIGVLIATVARAFGADVAVLEVDPTRRGQVEELGFITVDPTAVDQKAWIEEWTGGVGADVVFEVSGAAAAVLGATDLARVRGTIVVVAIHPTPRPIDLQRVFWRELEILGARVYERTDFEKAVELLAEGTIPSEALITKVVALDAVEEAFHDLEAGRAMKILVDVQGDEAPVTTGATR; this comes from the coding sequence ATGCTCACCGCCGCCTACACCGGAAACAAGACCATCGAACTGCAGCGCCGCGACGCGCAGCCGTCGCCCGGCCAGGACGAAGTGCAGATCTCCGTCGCATACACAGGGCTGTGCGGCACCGACCTGCACATCTTCCACGGCGACATGGACGCCCGTGTCGCCACCCCGCTCGCCTTCGGCCATGAGATGAGCGGCGAGATCACGGCCGTCGGCTCCTCCGTAGAAGACTGGGCCGTTGGCGACCGCGTCACCGTCATGCCGCTCGACTGGGACGGCACCTGTCCTGCCTGCCGGGCCGGCAACCAGCACATCTGTCACAATCTGAACTTCGTCGGCATCGACTCCCCCGGCGCCCTGCAGCAGCGTTGGAACGTGCGAACCGACCTGCTCGTCCGCCTCCCCGAGGGACTCGACCTGCGCACCGCCGCGCTCGTCGAACCCACCGCCGTCGCCGTGCACGACGTGCGGCGCTCGCGGTTGACCGAAGGGTCCAAGGCCGCAGTCATCGGCGGTGGCCCCATCGGAGTGCTCATCGCCACAGTGGCCCGCGCCTTCGGCGCCGACGTCGCCGTGCTCGAAGTCGACCCGACTCGTCGCGGGCAGGTCGAGGAACTCGGCTTCATCACCGTCGACCCCACCGCGGTCGATCAGAAGGCCTGGATCGAGGAGTGGACCGGCGGCGTCGGCGCCGATGTCGTCTTCGAGGTGTCCGGTGCGGCCGCCGCCGTGCTGGGCGCCACGGACCTCGCCAGGGTGCGCGGCACGATCGTCGTCGTCGCGATTCACCCGACCCCGCGCCCCATCGATCTACAGCGCGTCTTCTGGCGAGAGCTGGAGATCCTCGGCGCCCGCGTCTACGAGCGCACCGACTTCGAGAAGGCCGTCGAGCTACTCGCCGAGGGCACGATCCCGAGCGAGGCACTGATCACCAAGGTCGTCGCTCTCGACGCCGTCGAAGAGGCTTTCCACGACCTCGAGGCCGGCCGCGCGATGAAGATCCTCGTCGACGTGCAGGGCGACGAGGCACCCGTCACCACAGGAGCAACACGATGA
- a CDS encoding SIR2 family protein: MQTNLNTAREWVAQAGGRVLFLLGAGASKPALPVSAELTDIVLTSIDEATTNFAAESRVPELWRDIRPVVLSMGSNIEDLYQAVETLTYQDSDPTRFWVNGFMEFPTYGGDTAALARDAQWILDMIQGHALGALDAAQANAPLDHFEPLLRADKTGIVTLNYDQLIERAGERFGVEVSTGAELWAGGFQWQFETAAVPLLKLHGSMTWRGSRSTNHESGNLVPAVGFYETNGLNEAAPNRLLTPTVIFGSGSKTTPFSAFPALTRQFHDWLEESELLAVVGYSFRDQHVDAAIRRWASLSPSRRIVVIDPYPRRHIGQDEDTLGGLLWAMDAEYRTPDAHAPSVASTFGQNRIIFLTGGVESQLPLLVA, encoded by the coding sequence GTGCAGACGAATCTCAATACGGCCCGTGAGTGGGTGGCGCAGGCGGGCGGCCGAGTCCTCTTTCTCTTGGGCGCGGGTGCTTCTAAACCTGCGCTTCCGGTCTCCGCTGAGCTCACTGACATCGTGCTCACGAGCATCGATGAGGCGACAACCAACTTCGCCGCTGAATCGCGAGTCCCGGAGCTCTGGCGGGATATTCGTCCGGTGGTCTTATCGATGGGCTCAAACATCGAGGATCTCTATCAAGCCGTCGAGACGTTGACCTATCAGGACTCCGACCCAACGCGGTTCTGGGTGAACGGTTTCATGGAGTTCCCTACCTATGGCGGTGACACCGCAGCGCTGGCTCGAGACGCGCAGTGGATTCTCGACATGATCCAGGGGCATGCGCTTGGTGCGCTTGATGCTGCTCAGGCGAACGCTCCTCTCGACCACTTCGAGCCGCTGCTTCGTGCCGACAAGACTGGCATCGTCACGCTCAACTACGACCAGCTCATTGAGCGGGCTGGTGAGAGGTTCGGTGTCGAAGTCTCCACAGGGGCCGAGCTGTGGGCTGGAGGCTTCCAGTGGCAATTCGAGACAGCAGCCGTGCCTCTCCTGAAGCTGCATGGCTCCATGACCTGGCGCGGCTCTCGATCCACCAACCACGAAAGCGGGAACCTCGTCCCGGCTGTGGGCTTCTATGAAACGAATGGTCTCAACGAGGCGGCGCCGAATCGACTCCTGACCCCGACCGTGATCTTCGGGTCGGGTTCGAAAACCACTCCCTTCTCGGCCTTCCCAGCGTTGACTCGTCAGTTCCACGACTGGCTTGAGGAATCAGAGCTGCTGGCCGTCGTCGGCTACTCCTTCCGCGATCAACATGTGGATGCGGCGATCCGCCGCTGGGCTTCGTTGTCACCGTCCCGTCGCATCGTCGTGATCGACCCTTACCCGCGTCGCCACATCGGCCAAGACGAGGACACACTTGGCGGATTGCTTTGGGCGATGGATGCGGAGTACCGGACGCCGGACGCTCATGCTCCATCAGTGGCTTCCACCTTCGGACAAAACCGGATCATCTTTCTGACTGGAGGCGTGGAGAGCCAGCTCCCGCTGCTGGTTGCTTAG
- a CDS encoding Ldh family oxidoreductase — MPEISLAPKDLQRASAAALVAVNVPEGDAELVARTLIAADQRGIYSHGLLRLPLYVAAVEAGGINPRPDLRWRSGADAVAILDADSAFGQVAAHAAAEKSIDLARAHGVSTVAVEGSTHFGAGGWWSQMLADAGMIGIVTSTTGPTVAPYGGAEAVLGTNPLSISIPSSEDHALTADMATSAGAYGKVLAANRAGSEIPEGWAIDPSGAPTTDPAQAMAGALLPFGGHKGSAVSVLLEGLAASLTNAHYAFQTTDIWSTPSHRMNTGHLLIAIDTAAFSGAQHTADRAADLQARVRSTGESVLAPGDPEHHRCRAAASAVALAPTTVDALQQLFARLGVAPVSPL, encoded by the coding sequence ATGCCCGAAATATCTCTTGCTCCGAAAGATCTGCAGCGCGCATCGGCAGCGGCGCTCGTCGCCGTCAACGTGCCGGAAGGCGACGCCGAGCTCGTCGCTCGCACGCTCATCGCCGCCGATCAGCGCGGTATCTACTCGCACGGGCTGCTGCGCCTGCCGCTGTACGTCGCCGCGGTCGAAGCCGGCGGCATCAATCCCCGCCCCGACCTCCGCTGGCGCTCGGGTGCCGACGCCGTCGCGATCCTCGACGCCGACAGCGCGTTCGGTCAGGTCGCCGCACATGCTGCAGCGGAGAAATCGATCGATCTCGCCCGCGCACACGGCGTCAGCACCGTGGCCGTCGAAGGGAGCACGCACTTCGGCGCGGGCGGCTGGTGGTCTCAGATGCTCGCCGACGCCGGAATGATCGGCATCGTCACCTCGACCACCGGTCCGACTGTTGCGCCCTACGGCGGCGCGGAGGCCGTCCTCGGCACGAACCCGCTCTCGATCAGCATCCCGAGCAGCGAGGACCACGCGTTGACCGCCGACATGGCCACCAGCGCCGGCGCATACGGAAAGGTGCTTGCCGCGAACCGTGCCGGATCCGAGATCCCCGAGGGGTGGGCGATCGACCCGTCAGGCGCTCCGACCACGGATCCCGCCCAGGCGATGGCGGGCGCCCTGCTGCCGTTCGGCGGTCATAAGGGCTCCGCCGTCTCCGTACTGCTCGAAGGTCTGGCGGCATCGCTGACGAACGCCCACTACGCGTTCCAGACCACCGACATCTGGTCTACTCCGTCCCACCGGATGAACACCGGCCACCTGCTCATCGCGATCGACACCGCGGCCTTCAGTGGCGCGCAGCACACCGCCGATCGTGCCGCCGATCTGCAGGCGCGCGTGCGCTCGACCGGAGAGAGCGTGCTCGCCCCCGGAGACCCTGAGCACCACAGGTGCCGCGCCGCAGCATCCGCCGTCGCGCTTGCACCGACGACCGTCGACGCGCTGCAGCAGCTGTTCGCACGCCTCGGGGTCGCGCCCGTCAGCCCACTCTGA